GAGCTACCATATCGCCGTGGTGATCGACGACGCGGCCCAGGGCGTCACCGACGTGGTGCGCGGCGAGGACCTGTTTCAGGCGACGAGCCTGCATCGCCTCCTGCAGGACCTGCTCGACCTGCCGGCGCCATCCTACCACCACCATCGCCTGTTGCGGGACGCCGCGGGGCAGAAGCTGGCCAAGAGCCTGCGGGCCAAGTCGCTGCGCACCTTCCGCCAGGAGGGTCGCTCGCGCGAGGAGGTGCTTGCGCGCATCGGGTTGCCGACCCGCGCGATGGGGCAGGTGCAGGCGTGAAGACACGCCGCGTTAAGGTAAATTTTTAACCTTCGGCCCCTTAGATCGCCAGGCACGGCCGGACGCCGTCCGGCCCATCGGCGCCATCGCGAGCCCACATTGCCGTCTTGTTCGGCGGCGACAACGATGCGCCAAAGCCACGAAGGGGTCCCCCGATGAACGTTCGACTCGCCGGTCTATCGCTTGCCGCCCTCCTCGTCTCGCCGGCCTTCGCAGGCTCGGTCGCACCGCAGAAGCACGTGCATCGCGTCTTCGACATCATGCGCGAGGGCTCGAAGATCGGCACCGACACGTTCGACATTTCGCGCCAGGGCGACGCGACCAGCGTCAAGGTGAACACCCACATCATCGTCAAGGTCGCCTTCATCACGGCCTACCGCTACGACCATTCCGAGGCCGGGACCTGGAAGGGCACGCAGCTCGTCTCCTTCAAGTCGAAGACCGACGACAACGGCAAGGATCACACGATCGCCGCGACGCAGAGCGAGGGCAAGATCGCGCTCGACGTCGACGGCACGTCGACGACCGCGCCGAAGAGCACGCAGCCGGCGAGCCTGTGGGGCGCCGAGGTGTCCAAGCAGAAGCAGATCTTCGATCCCGCCAACGGCAAGCGCATGGCGGTCGGCGTGCAGGACCTCGGCGACGAGACGGTCGAGGTGAACGGCGTGCCGCGCCAGCTCAACCACGTGAAGCTCACCGGCGCCTTCCCGCGCGACCTCTGGTTCGACGAGGACGGCCTCGTGAAGATGGAGTTGCGCGGCTCCGACAACTCGCAGATCACCTCGCAGCTGCGCGTGTCCACCGCGTCGAACTGAGGTTTTGCGCGCCGCGGCGAGCCTCGCCGCGGCCGCGACTCGGCGATCACGGCCGTTTGAGCGTTTGGTTAACCGTTTCTTAAGCCTCGAGACGCTTTAGCTCTCCGGCGACGCCCGACCCTGAGGGCGACCAGACGTCGGCGGCAATCCGACGACGGAGTGACATGCGCCTCGCAGCCAAATCCTC
This Beijerinckiaceae bacterium RH AL1 DNA region includes the following protein-coding sequences:
- a CDS encoding hypothetical protein (ID:RHAL1_00149;~conserved exported protein of unknown function;~source:Prodigal:2.6), yielding MNVRLAGLSLAALLVSPAFAGSVAPQKHVHRVFDIMREGSKIGTDTFDISRQGDATSVKVNTHIIVKVAFITAYRYDHSEAGTWKGTQLVSFKSKTDDNGKDHTIAATQSEGKIALDVDGTSTTAPKSTQPASLWGAEVSKQKQIFDPANGKRMAVGVQDLGDETVEVNGVPRQLNHVKLTGAFPRDLWFDEDGLVKMELRGSDNSQITSQLRVSTASN